In Elephas maximus indicus isolate mEleMax1 chromosome 4, mEleMax1 primary haplotype, whole genome shotgun sequence, a genomic segment contains:
- the NAB2 gene encoding NGFI-A-binding protein 2 isoform X2, with protein sequence MHRAPSPTAEQPLGGGDSAHRTPQPRLKPSARAMALPRTLGELQLYRVLQRANLLSYYETFIQQGGDDVQQLCEAGEEEFLEIMALVGMATKPLHVRRLQKALREWATNPGLFSQPVPAVPVSSIPLFKISETAGTRKGNMSNGHGSPGEKAGSARSFSPKSPLELGEKLSPLSGGPGAGDPRIWPGRSTPESDVGAGGEEEAGSPPFSPPAGGGVPEGTGAGGLAVGGTGGGPDRLEPEMVRMVVESVERIFRSFPRGDAGEVTSLLKLNKKLARSVGHIFEMDDSDSQKEEEIRKYSIIYGRFDSKRREGKQLSLHELTINEAAAQFCMRDNTLLLRRVELFSLSRQVARESTYLSSLKGSRIHPEELGGPPLKKLKQEVGEQSHSEIQQPPPGPESYAPAYRPSLEEDSASLSGESLDGHLQEFEEGLLDRCPAPGPHPALVEGRRSSVKVEAEASRQ encoded by the exons ATGCACAGAGCGCCCTCCCCCACTGCCGAGCAGCCGCTGGGCGGAGGGGACAGCGCCCACCGGACCCCGCAGCCCAGACTCAA GCCCAGTGCCCGAGCAATGGCACTGCCTCGGACGCTGGGGGAGCTGCAGCTGTACCGGGTCCTGCAGCGTGCCAATCTCCTTTCCTACTACGAGACCTTCATCCAGCAGGGAGGGGACGACGTGCAGCAGCTGTGTGAGGCGGGGGAGGAGGAGTTCCTGGAGATCATGGCACTCGTGGGCATGGCCACTAAGCCCCTTCATGTCCGGCGCCTGCAGAAGGCACTGAGAGAGTGGGCCACAAATCCAGGGCTCTTCAGCCAGCCAGTGCCTGCCGTACCCGTCTCCAGCATCCCCCTGTTCAAGATCTCTGAGACTGCGGGTACCCGGAAAGGGAACATGAGCAATGGGCATGGCAGCCCAGGGGAAAAGGCGGGTAGTGCCCGCAGTTTTAGCCCCAAAAGCCCCCTGGAACTTGGGGAGAAGCTGTCACCACTGTCAGGGGGACCTGGGGCAGGGGATCCCCGGATCTGGCCAGGTCGGAGCACTCCAGAGTCGGATGTTGGGGCAGGAGGAGAAGAGGAGGCTGGCTCACCCCCCTTCTCCCCACCTGCAGGGGGAGGAGTCCCTGAGGGAACTGGGGCTGGGGGACTAGCAGTAGGTGGGACTGGGGGTGGTCCAGACCGACTGGAGCCAGAAATGGTTCGCATGGTGGTAGAGAGTGTGGAGAGAATCTTCCGGAGCTTCCCAAGGGGGGATGCTGGGGAGGTAACCTCCCTGCTAAAGCTGAATAAGAAGCTGGCACGGAGCGTGGGGCACATCTTTGAGATGGATGATAGTGACAGCCAGAAAGAAGAGGAGATTCGCAAGTACAGCATCATCTATGGCCGCTTTGACTCCAAGCGGCGAGAGGGCAAGCAACTCAGCCTGCATGAG CTGACTATCAATGAGgctgctgcccagttctgcatgaGGGACAACACACTTTTACTGCGAAGGGTGGAGCTCTTCTCCTTGTCCCGCCAAGTGGCCCGTGAGAGCACCTACTTGTCCTCCTTGAAGGGTTCTAG GATCCACCCTGAAGAATTGGGAGGCCCCCCCCTGAAGAAGTTGAAACAGGAG gttggagagcagagtCATTCTGAAATCCAGCAGCCTCCCCCAGGCCCTGAGTCCTATGCACCTGCATACCGCCCCAGCCTGGAGGAGGACAGTGCCAGCCTGTCTGGGGAGAGTTTAGATGGACACTTGCAGG AGTTCGAGGAAGGGCTACTGGACCGATGTCCTGCCCCAGGACCCCACCCCGCGCTGGTGGAGGGGCGCCGGAGCAGCGTGAAAGTGGAGGCTGAGGCCAGCCGGCAGTGA
- the NAB2 gene encoding NGFI-A-binding protein 2 isoform X1 translates to MHRAPSPTAEQPLGGGDSAHRTPQPRLKPSARAMALPRTLGELQLYRVLQRANLLSYYETFIQQGGDDVQQLCEAGEEEFLEIMALVGMATKPLHVRRLQKALREWATNPGLFSQPVPAVPVSSIPLFKISETAGTRKGNMSNGHGSPGEKAGSARSFSPKSPLELGEKLSPLSGGPGAGDPRIWPGRSTPESDVGAGGEEEAGSPPFSPPAGGGVPEGTGAGGLAVGGTGGGPDRLEPEMVRMVVESVERIFRSFPRGDAGEVTSLLKLNKKLARSVGHIFEMDDSDSQKEEEIRKYSIIYGRFDSKRREGKQLSLHELTINEAAAQFCMRDNTLLLRRVELFSLSRQVARESTYLSSLKGSRIHPEELGGPPLKKLKQEVGEQSHSEIQQPPPGPESYAPAYRPSLEEDSASLSGESLDGHLQAVGSCPRLTPPPADLPLALPAHGLWSRHILQQTLMDEGLRLARLVSHDRVGRLSPCVPAKPPLAEFEEGLLDRCPAPGPHPALVEGRRSSVKVEAEASRQ, encoded by the exons ATGCACAGAGCGCCCTCCCCCACTGCCGAGCAGCCGCTGGGCGGAGGGGACAGCGCCCACCGGACCCCGCAGCCCAGACTCAA GCCCAGTGCCCGAGCAATGGCACTGCCTCGGACGCTGGGGGAGCTGCAGCTGTACCGGGTCCTGCAGCGTGCCAATCTCCTTTCCTACTACGAGACCTTCATCCAGCAGGGAGGGGACGACGTGCAGCAGCTGTGTGAGGCGGGGGAGGAGGAGTTCCTGGAGATCATGGCACTCGTGGGCATGGCCACTAAGCCCCTTCATGTCCGGCGCCTGCAGAAGGCACTGAGAGAGTGGGCCACAAATCCAGGGCTCTTCAGCCAGCCAGTGCCTGCCGTACCCGTCTCCAGCATCCCCCTGTTCAAGATCTCTGAGACTGCGGGTACCCGGAAAGGGAACATGAGCAATGGGCATGGCAGCCCAGGGGAAAAGGCGGGTAGTGCCCGCAGTTTTAGCCCCAAAAGCCCCCTGGAACTTGGGGAGAAGCTGTCACCACTGTCAGGGGGACCTGGGGCAGGGGATCCCCGGATCTGGCCAGGTCGGAGCACTCCAGAGTCGGATGTTGGGGCAGGAGGAGAAGAGGAGGCTGGCTCACCCCCCTTCTCCCCACCTGCAGGGGGAGGAGTCCCTGAGGGAACTGGGGCTGGGGGACTAGCAGTAGGTGGGACTGGGGGTGGTCCAGACCGACTGGAGCCAGAAATGGTTCGCATGGTGGTAGAGAGTGTGGAGAGAATCTTCCGGAGCTTCCCAAGGGGGGATGCTGGGGAGGTAACCTCCCTGCTAAAGCTGAATAAGAAGCTGGCACGGAGCGTGGGGCACATCTTTGAGATGGATGATAGTGACAGCCAGAAAGAAGAGGAGATTCGCAAGTACAGCATCATCTATGGCCGCTTTGACTCCAAGCGGCGAGAGGGCAAGCAACTCAGCCTGCATGAG CTGACTATCAATGAGgctgctgcccagttctgcatgaGGGACAACACACTTTTACTGCGAAGGGTGGAGCTCTTCTCCTTGTCCCGCCAAGTGGCCCGTGAGAGCACCTACTTGTCCTCCTTGAAGGGTTCTAG GATCCACCCTGAAGAATTGGGAGGCCCCCCCCTGAAGAAGTTGAAACAGGAG gttggagagcagagtCATTCTGAAATCCAGCAGCCTCCCCCAGGCCCTGAGTCCTATGCACCTGCATACCGCCCCAGCCTGGAGGAGGACAGTGCCAGCCTGTCTGGGGAGAGTTTAGATGGACACTTGCAGG CTGTGGGGTCGTGCCCAAGGCTGACGCCGCCCCCTGCTGACCTGCCTCTGGCATTGCCAGCCCATGGGTTGTGGAGTCGCCATATCCTGCAGCAGACACTGATGGATGAGGGGCTGCGGCTGGCCCGCCTCGTCTCCCATGACCGCGTGGGCCGCCTCAGCCCCTGTGTGCCTGCAAAGCCACCTCTCGCAG AGTTCGAGGAAGGGCTACTGGACCGATGTCCTGCCCCAGGACCCCACCCCGCGCTGGTGGAGGGGCGCCGGAGCAGCGTGAAAGTGGAGGCTGAGGCCAGCCGGCAGTGA